One window of the Lycorma delicatula isolate Av1 chromosome 3, ASM4794821v1, whole genome shotgun sequence genome contains the following:
- the LOC142320765 gene encoding uncharacterized protein LOC142320765, with protein MADHLERCSSNPPARVVLPEVQEDGSQPVLQFKNYHHVFPVPIVCYADFECILKPIAKCYPNPQSSYTVSTEQHIPMSYCVYFVVHPSTPEAVRNVIPTDPILYRGKEASCSFMQLLHDVAARVGEVLKVYKVMKFSEEDRYSFDSATKCQMCNAKFTPEVQPVRDHCHITGNYRAALCSICNLKRVSRTFIPVFIHNSSNYDSHFIVRELGYDEKQITVIPNSTEKYISFSKRINDRISVRFIDTYRFMASSLDYLVKTIPTDKFNHTKRFFNESDMPLVTRKGVYPYEYTTSWETLEETSLPPIEEFYSSLTGSGISEDDYEHAIKVWDHFKINTLAEKT; from the coding sequence ATGGCAGATCATCTCGAAAGATGCAGCAGTAATCCTCCTGCAAGAGTAGTTCTCCCCGAAGTGCAGGAAGACGGCTCTCAACCCGTATTGCAATTCAAGAATTACCATCATGTGTTTCCAGTTCCTATAGTATGTTATGCCGATTTTGAATGTATCTTAAAACCGATCGCAAAGTGCTATCCTAACCCCCAAAGTTCATACACCGTTTCTACGGAGCAGCACATCCCCATGAGCTATTGTGTGTATTTCGTAGTTCATCCTTCCACGCCGGAGGCCGTTCGAAACGTGATTCCAACAGACCCTATCCTCTACAGGGGAAAAGAGGCGTCCTGTTCGTTTATGCAACTCCTCCATGACGTAGCTGCTCGTGTTGGTGAAGTCCTAAAAGTgtacaaagtaatgaaattttccgAAGAAGACAGATATTCCTTCGACTCAGCCACAAAGTGTCAGATGTGTAATGCGAAATTCACCCCTGAGGTCCAACCGGTGAGAGACCACTGTCACATCACAGGAAACTACCGCGCAGCACTATGTTCCATATGCAACCTGAAAAGGGTTAGTCGGACCTTCATCCCCGTTTTCATACATAACAGTTCAAACTATGATTCTCATTTCATCGTCAGAGAACTAGGCTATGACGAAAAACAAATCACTGTGATCCCGAACTCTACCGAAAAATACATCTCCTTTTCGAAGAGAATCAACGACCGTATTTCCGTTCGCTTTATCGACACCTACCGATTCATGGCCTCCAGCCTAGATTACCTTGTAAAAACCATACCTACCGATAAATTCAACCATACCAAAAGGTTTTTCAACGAATCGGATATGCCCCTTGTTACCAGAAAAGGAGTCTACCCATACGAGTACACCACCTCTTGGGAAACCCTAGAAGAGACCTCTCTTCCTCCGATAGAGGAATTCTACAGCAGTCTCACGGGATCGGGTATATCCGAAGATGACTATGAACATGCGATAAAAGTGTGGgatcatttcaaaataaacacaCTAG